The following proteins come from a genomic window of Corynebacterium sp. P4-C1:
- the ndk gene encoding nucleoside-diphosphate kinase, producing MTERTLILIKPDGVANGHVGEIISRIERKGLKLVEMDLRTADRETAEKHYAEHKDKPFFGELVDFITSAPLVAGIVEGESAIAAWRQLAGGTHPVEKATPGTIRGDFALTVGENVVHGSDSPESAEREIAIWFPNL from the coding sequence ATGACTGAACGCACTCTGATTCTGATTAAGCCTGACGGTGTCGCAAACGGCCACGTGGGAGAGATCATCTCCCGCATCGAGCGCAAGGGCCTGAAGCTCGTCGAGATGGATCTGCGCACCGCAGACCGTGAGACCGCCGAGAAGCACTACGCCGAGCACAAGGACAAGCCGTTCTTCGGTGAGCTGGTCGACTTCATCACCTCTGCACCGCTGGTCGCGGGCATCGTGGAGGGCGAGTCCGCGATCGCCGCATGGCGTCAGCTGGCCGGCGGCACTCATCCGGTTGAGAAGGCTACCCCGGGCACGATCCGCGGCGACTTCGCTCTGACTGTCGGCGAGAATGTCGTCCACGGCTCCGATTCCCCGGAGTCCGCTGAGCGCGAGATCGCTATCTGGTTCCCGAACCTCTAA
- a CDS encoding acyl-CoA dehydrogenase family protein, whose translation MTQTDENLTGVASLLDPKTDYYQVFADVDGEDLEWWKKAREFMEFARPSINEAWEKAEYNIPGVEEAARRGLVTDGISIDGKPGISIRANRLIQMELARTDASTATAHIVQSGLAMRSISECGSEEQKAKYLGPMSRMEIRGAFALTEPDHGSDSIGLETSARREGDEWVINGEKKWIGHGSVGHISIIWARDEEDGEVKGFIVDQDQEGYEAETIVGKASLRGIPQAHIKLNDVRVSDDRRLPNSHTFRDTAKVLTGTRIAVAWVALGMAIDCYEKALDYAQRRVQFGRPLVKNQIIQLRLADMLQEVTSMALYCRRLLELEESGTLTEKQAALAKVHNTRGARKIAADARDMFGGVGILLENDVARHHADIESLHTYEGTDTIQSLIVGKSITGVSAYRS comes from the coding sequence ATGACTCAGACTGACGAGAACCTGACCGGGGTCGCCTCCCTCCTCGACCCGAAGACGGACTACTACCAGGTCTTCGCCGACGTGGACGGCGAAGATTTGGAATGGTGGAAGAAAGCCCGCGAGTTCATGGAATTCGCCCGCCCGTCGATCAACGAGGCGTGGGAAAAAGCCGAGTACAACATCCCGGGTGTCGAGGAAGCAGCGCGCCGCGGCCTGGTCACCGACGGCATCTCCATCGACGGTAAGCCCGGAATCTCGATCCGCGCCAACCGACTGATCCAGATGGAACTCGCCCGCACGGACGCCTCCACCGCGACCGCGCACATCGTGCAGTCCGGCCTGGCCATGCGCTCGATTTCTGAGTGCGGCTCCGAGGAGCAGAAGGCGAAGTACTTGGGCCCGATGTCGCGGATGGAGATTCGCGGTGCGTTCGCCCTGACCGAACCGGACCACGGTTCGGACTCGATCGGCCTGGAGACCTCCGCGCGCCGCGAAGGTGACGAGTGGGTCATCAACGGCGAGAAGAAGTGGATCGGCCACGGCTCGGTCGGCCACATCTCGATCATCTGGGCCCGCGACGAGGAAGACGGCGAGGTCAAGGGCTTCATCGTCGACCAGGACCAAGAGGGCTACGAGGCAGAGACGATCGTCGGCAAGGCGTCGCTGCGCGGCATTCCGCAGGCGCACATCAAGCTTAACGACGTCCGCGTCTCCGACGACCGCCGCCTGCCCAACTCCCACACGTTCCGCGACACCGCGAAGGTGCTCACCGGCACCCGCATCGCTGTTGCCTGGGTCGCGCTCGGCATGGCGATCGACTGCTACGAGAAGGCCCTCGACTACGCGCAGCGCCGCGTCCAGTTCGGCCGCCCGCTGGTGAAAAACCAGATCATCCAGCTGCGTCTCGCCGACATGCTGCAGGAAGTGACTTCCATGGCGCTGTATTGCCGCCGACTGCTGGAGCTCGAGGAGTCCGGCACGCTGACGGAGAAGCAGGCAGCGCTGGCCAAGGTCCACAACACCCGCGGCGCCCGCAAGATCGCTGCCGACGCGCGCGACATGTTCGGCGGCGTCGGGATCCTCCTCGAAAACGACGTGGCACGCCACCACGCCGACATCGAATCCCTGCACACATACGAGGGCACCGACACCATCCAGTCCCTCATCGTGGGCAAGTCCATCACCGGTGTTTCCGCCTACCGCTCCTAA
- a CDS encoding HNH endonuclease signature motif containing protein has translation MNFSGLLQALADSVVDSLADFDREAALAAGLDPRRVREWEAVHRTYFGRTKWTKWQRKALDKARTSELSIDQLAFIESRLLLISDPSTSWHTRLSLLNFRGSFDALKRRAKKLGPDPEPAPPKNAVKFGRSRMGKRSMTVTANERLLADTEHFLRDGIDSSKPAMPQMVSRFEDLLRGNLDGTPDGKTDDEPASARASAAGVPHSQPRPLVLVGLPDFVDIVRGDGDEVVLGLTDGTTMTGAEFLNRFIATASNELEAAVFHPAEGAVNLYRLSRFANQKQRDLARAAMPTCSQPFCRHGADACEIHHVTPWSRGGETNVENLAPLCRYHNRINDDDPSRQKRGRIELRGGTPVWISPRGTPVPQTWHPFGAMRTLFGPDPPTR, from the coding sequence ATGAACTTCTCCGGACTGCTCCAGGCACTGGCCGACAGTGTCGTGGATTCGCTCGCCGACTTCGATCGGGAGGCCGCGCTCGCCGCCGGGCTCGATCCGCGGCGCGTCCGCGAGTGGGAAGCAGTGCACCGCACGTATTTCGGCCGCACGAAGTGGACGAAATGGCAGCGAAAGGCCCTCGATAAAGCACGGACCAGTGAGCTTTCTATCGACCAGCTCGCATTCATTGAATCACGCCTTTTGCTTATCAGCGACCCCTCCACCTCCTGGCACACCCGCCTTTCCCTCCTGAATTTCCGCGGCAGTTTCGACGCTTTGAAACGCCGCGCGAAGAAGCTGGGGCCGGATCCTGAACCGGCTCCGCCCAAAAACGCCGTGAAATTCGGCCGCTCGCGGATGGGGAAGCGGTCCATGACGGTGACCGCCAACGAGCGCCTGCTCGCAGATACCGAGCATTTCCTCCGCGACGGCATCGATTCCTCAAAGCCCGCCATGCCCCAGATGGTGTCCAGATTCGAGGACCTGTTGCGCGGCAACCTCGACGGCACCCCCGACGGCAAAACCGACGACGAGCCCGCATCTGCCCGTGCCTCCGCCGCGGGCGTCCCACACTCGCAACCGCGGCCACTCGTTCTTGTTGGTCTGCCGGACTTCGTGGATATTGTCCGCGGCGACGGCGACGAGGTCGTCCTTGGACTCACCGACGGCACGACCATGACCGGCGCCGAGTTCCTGAACCGGTTCATCGCTACTGCCAGCAATGAGCTGGAAGCGGCGGTGTTCCACCCGGCGGAGGGCGCGGTGAATCTGTACCGCCTGAGCCGCTTTGCCAACCAGAAGCAGCGCGATCTGGCGCGGGCGGCGATGCCGACGTGCTCCCAGCCGTTCTGCCGGCACGGTGCGGATGCCTGCGAAATCCACCACGTCACCCCTTGGTCGCGGGGAGGTGAGACCAATGTGGAGAATCTCGCGCCCCTGTGTCGCTACCACAACCGCATCAACGACGATGATCCGTCGCGGCAGAAGCGTGGGCGCATTGAGCTCCGCGGCGGGACGCCCGTCTGGATCTCGCCTCGCGGCACCCCTGTCCCGCAGACCTGGCATCCGTTCGGCGCGATGAGGACGCTGTTCGGCCCCGACCCGCCAACGAGATAG
- a CDS encoding AMP-binding protein — MTATLTSTPSTIYSSPYPDLELFPGAVYEQIFEGLTAEEAGLTAVTELTTGATITYGELQRRADAVAGYLAERGIGPGSVVSLQIPNSINFAVALFGIFRAGATVNPIGVLMNTDDVEKISGMAGADLFIGLTDTGNVDHVGESELEGIVDKRLPAPDVDVDGTTLASVPFSSGTTGMPKGVMLTHSNLTSNVLQARYMLERNGMAQNSATLSPLPFSHIYGMTALLLTPLLLRSNVHTMPKFDLETFLRAHGEHRIELTFIAPPMAVALAKHPAVDPAAFAANKLMFSGAAPLDEEIARAVERRLGTDCIQGYGMTETSPAVNIGIKGDTNPGSIGFPVPNTECRVVDIETLQDVPQGETGELLVRGPQVMQGYLNNQEATDETFVDGWLRTGDVARVDEGGHFYIVDRAKEVIKYKGYQVAPAELEALLLTHDAIADAGVVGVERDGLEIPRAFVVLQQGAELTADELMAWVAERVTPYKKVRAVTFLNEIPKNPTGKILRKDLRLIPLEA; from the coding sequence ATGACTGCGACCCTGACTTCGACGCCTTCCACCATTTACTCCAGCCCGTATCCGGACCTGGAGCTCTTCCCCGGGGCCGTCTACGAGCAGATCTTCGAGGGCCTCACCGCTGAGGAAGCCGGACTCACCGCAGTCACCGAACTGACCACGGGCGCGACCATTACCTACGGCGAACTGCAGCGGCGCGCCGACGCGGTCGCCGGCTACCTGGCAGAGCGCGGGATCGGGCCCGGCAGCGTCGTCTCGCTGCAGATCCCCAACTCGATCAATTTCGCCGTCGCCCTGTTCGGCATTTTCCGCGCCGGCGCCACCGTCAACCCGATCGGTGTTCTCATGAACACCGACGACGTGGAGAAAATCTCCGGCATGGCCGGGGCGGACCTCTTCATCGGTCTCACGGACACCGGGAATGTGGACCATGTGGGGGAAAGTGAGCTGGAAGGGATCGTCGATAAGCGGTTGCCCGCTCCCGACGTCGATGTCGACGGAACCACGCTCGCCTCGGTCCCCTTTTCCTCGGGCACGACCGGCATGCCGAAAGGCGTGATGCTCACGCACAGCAACCTCACCTCGAACGTGCTGCAGGCGCGGTACATGCTTGAAAGGAACGGAATGGCGCAGAACTCCGCGACGCTGTCTCCCCTGCCGTTTTCCCACATCTACGGCATGACGGCACTGCTGCTCACCCCGCTGCTGCTCCGCTCCAACGTGCACACCATGCCGAAATTCGACCTCGAGACCTTCCTGCGGGCGCACGGCGAGCACCGCATCGAACTGACCTTCATCGCCCCGCCCATGGCCGTCGCGCTGGCAAAGCACCCGGCCGTCGACCCCGCCGCCTTCGCAGCGAACAAACTCATGTTCTCCGGTGCCGCGCCGCTCGACGAGGAGATCGCGCGTGCCGTCGAGCGGCGTCTCGGCACCGACTGCATCCAGGGCTACGGCATGACGGAAACATCCCCGGCGGTCAACATCGGAATCAAGGGCGACACCAACCCGGGCTCCATCGGTTTCCCCGTCCCCAACACGGAATGCCGCGTGGTGGATATCGAGACGCTCCAGGACGTCCCGCAAGGCGAGACCGGCGAACTCCTCGTCCGCGGACCGCAAGTCATGCAGGGCTACCTCAACAACCAGGAGGCCACCGACGAGACCTTCGTCGACGGCTGGCTGCGCACCGGCGACGTCGCGCGTGTCGACGAAGGCGGCCACTTCTACATCGTCGACCGCGCCAAAGAGGTGATCAAATACAAGGGCTACCAGGTCGCGCCCGCCGAACTCGAGGCCCTGCTGCTCACTCACGACGCAATTGCCGACGCCGGCGTGGTCGGCGTCGAACGCGACGGCCTCGAGATTCCGCGCGCTTTCGTCGTGCTCCAGCAAGGGGCGGAGCTCACCGCCGACGAGCTCATGGCCTGGGTCGCCGAACGCGTCACCCCCTATAAGAAGGTGCGCGCGGTGACATTCCTCAACGAGATCCCGAAGAACCCCACCGGCAAGATTCTGCGCAAGGACCTGCGCCTCATTCCGCTGGAGGCGTAG
- a CDS encoding 3-hydroxyacyl-CoA dehydrogenase/enoyl-CoA hydratase family protein translates to MAAKDITTAAVLGAGSMGAGIAAHMANAGIKVHLLDLPLEEGDNRDGRAQKGIDTQLKRHGFQRPENAELVTPGNTEDHLDRLGEVDWIVEAVFEDIDVKRDTFAKVDAHRAPGTPVSSNTSTIPLEVLLGEASDEFKRDFSITHFFNPPRVMRLVEYVEGPDTSAEVKEQMHHVLERQMGKVVVDCRDTPGFIANRIGNFWMAVGAKTAFDTGIKPEQADVAFGRPFGVPRTGIFGLFDYVGIQLVPGIWGSLLKALPESDAYHDYNIVERDEFKTLLDKGFTGRTAESGFYRGRDEVYDFAAGDYRPKEKFEVGKDPKELIESGTPEGDYAKEVFATFIKYCCDTAPEIADTVDQIDIAMQLGYGWKKGPFALADSLGIDFVASLIDDTPALLKSAQQAGGFYADGKVLGTDGNLTDLPNREGVIRVADLVAGAEEIAGNGDATVYKLTEGDYAGFGVFVYKTPMNSNSNAVTELWTHAPEWDLKGLVIANDEERAFSAGADLGTLAKLSGPEGDREELARTIKQGIDGLHGARVAPYPVVGAVRGVALGGGMELLLHTDASVIHAESRVGFPERNVGLFPAWSGPVRLLERLVEIGAPNPHATAFGVLLNVKPVPAVNVDFWREHDEVIQSPDHVVEGALELVKKLAEGYSAPADAELPLTGDTLAYTDGSETDKAIGEALAKVFTGEGTATEDELAQRQVDAATEVLQRQENHDRAVAMATTRKPLNN, encoded by the coding sequence GCGCCACGGCTTCCAGCGCCCGGAGAACGCGGAGCTAGTCACTCCGGGCAACACGGAGGACCACCTGGACCGTCTCGGCGAGGTCGACTGGATTGTCGAGGCCGTCTTCGAGGACATCGACGTCAAGCGCGACACTTTCGCCAAGGTCGACGCGCACCGCGCACCGGGCACTCCGGTGTCCTCCAACACCTCCACCATCCCGCTGGAGGTCCTCCTGGGTGAGGCATCCGACGAGTTCAAGCGCGACTTCTCCATCACCCACTTCTTCAACCCGCCGCGCGTGATGCGCCTGGTGGAGTACGTCGAGGGGCCGGACACCTCCGCCGAGGTCAAGGAGCAGATGCACCACGTCCTGGAGCGCCAGATGGGCAAGGTCGTCGTGGATTGCCGCGACACCCCGGGCTTCATCGCCAACCGCATCGGCAATTTCTGGATGGCTGTCGGCGCGAAGACCGCGTTCGACACCGGCATCAAGCCAGAGCAGGCTGACGTCGCGTTTGGCCGCCCGTTCGGCGTGCCGCGCACCGGCATCTTCGGCCTGTTCGATTACGTCGGCATCCAGCTCGTCCCGGGCATTTGGGGTTCGCTGCTGAAGGCCCTGCCGGAGTCCGACGCGTACCACGACTACAACATTGTCGAGCGCGACGAGTTTAAGACTCTCCTGGACAAGGGCTTCACCGGCCGCACCGCCGAGTCCGGTTTCTACCGAGGCCGCGACGAGGTCTACGACTTCGCGGCGGGGGACTACCGTCCGAAGGAGAAGTTCGAGGTCGGCAAGGACCCGAAGGAGCTCATCGAATCGGGCACGCCGGAGGGCGATTACGCGAAGGAGGTTTTCGCGACCTTCATCAAGTACTGCTGCGATACCGCCCCGGAGATCGCCGACACGGTCGACCAGATCGACATCGCGATGCAGCTCGGTTACGGCTGGAAGAAGGGCCCGTTCGCGCTCGCGGATTCGCTGGGTATCGACTTCGTCGCATCGCTTATCGACGACACCCCGGCCCTCCTCAAGTCTGCCCAGCAGGCCGGCGGCTTCTATGCCGACGGCAAGGTTCTTGGCACTGACGGAAACCTGACTGACCTGCCGAACCGCGAGGGCGTCATCCGCGTGGCTGACTTGGTCGCTGGTGCAGAAGAGATCGCCGGCAACGGCGACGCCACGGTGTACAAGCTGACCGAGGGCGACTACGCCGGTTTCGGTGTCTTCGTCTACAAGACCCCGATGAACTCCAACTCTAATGCCGTCACCGAGCTGTGGACCCACGCGCCGGAATGGGACCTCAAGGGCCTGGTCATCGCTAACGACGAGGAGCGCGCCTTCTCCGCCGGCGCCGATCTGGGCACCCTGGCAAAGCTGTCCGGCCCGGAGGGCGACCGTGAGGAGCTCGCCCGCACCATCAAGCAGGGCATCGACGGTCTGCACGGCGCCCGTGTCGCCCCGTACCCGGTCGTCGGTGCTGTCCGCGGTGTGGCGCTCGGCGGCGGCATGGAGCTGCTGCTGCACACCGATGCGTCCGTGATCCACGCCGAGTCCCGCGTGGGCTTCCCGGAGCGCAACGTCGGTTTGTTCCCGGCCTGGTCCGGCCCGGTTCGACTCCTGGAGCGCCTGGTCGAGATCGGCGCACCGAACCCGCACGCGACGGCGTTCGGCGTCCTGCTCAACGTCAAGCCTGTCCCGGCGGTCAACGTCGACTTCTGGCGCGAGCACGACGAGGTCATCCAGTCCCCGGACCACGTCGTCGAGGGCGCCCTTGAGCTGGTGAAGAAGCTTGCCGAGGGTTACTCCGCACCCGCTGACGCCGAGCTCCCGCTCACCGGCGACACCCTCGCCTACACCGACGGTTCCGAGACGGACAAGGCCATCGGCGAAGCCCTGGCCAAGGTCTTCACCGGCGAGGGCACCGCGACCGAGGACGAACTGGCCCAGCGCCAGGTCGACGCCGCGACCGAGGTGCTGCAGCGCCAGGAGAACCACGATCGCGCCGTCGCCATGGCGACCACGCGCAAGCCGCTGAATAACTAG
- a CDS encoding acyl-CoA dehydrogenase family protein, which produces MADNPVHELLDPKTDYYQVFADIEGEDLEWWKKARDFGEFARPHINEGWEKAEYQIPVVAEAGKRGLFRDAIEIEGEPHMSVRASRLMAFEFARTDASLGTAFGVQAGLAMQSIAMCGSEEQKAKYLRPMCHLEIRGAFALTEPDHGSDSIALETTAEKDGDEWVINGEKKWIGHGSVGHITIVWARDTADGQVKGFIVDQDQEGYEAETIVGKASLRGIPQAHIKLNNVRVSDDRRLPGANSFRDCAKVLAGTRVSVAWASLGLATDCYEKALDYAQRRVQFGRPLVKNQIIQLRLADMLQDLTSMFLYCRRLLELEESGTLTEQQAALAKVHCTRAARKISADARDMFGGVGILLENDVARHHADIEALHTYEGTDTMQSLIVGKSITGVGAFAG; this is translated from the coding sequence ATGGCTGACAACCCAGTCCACGAGCTGCTGGACCCGAAGACCGACTACTACCAGGTATTCGCCGACATCGAAGGCGAGGACCTGGAGTGGTGGAAGAAGGCCCGCGACTTCGGTGAATTCGCCCGCCCCCACATCAACGAGGGTTGGGAGAAGGCCGAGTACCAAATCCCCGTCGTCGCCGAGGCCGGCAAGCGCGGCCTGTTCCGCGACGCCATCGAAATCGAGGGCGAGCCGCACATGTCCGTGCGCGCTTCCCGCCTGATGGCATTCGAGTTCGCACGCACCGATGCCTCCCTGGGCACCGCGTTCGGCGTGCAGGCCGGCCTGGCGATGCAGTCCATCGCGATGTGCGGCTCCGAAGAGCAGAAGGCCAAGTACCTGAGGCCGATGTGCCACCTGGAGATCCGCGGCGCCTTCGCGCTGACCGAGCCGGACCACGGCTCCGACTCCATCGCCCTGGAGACCACCGCCGAGAAGGACGGCGACGAGTGGGTCATCAACGGCGAGAAGAAGTGGATCGGCCACGGCTCGGTCGGCCACATCACCATCGTGTGGGCGCGCGACACCGCAGACGGCCAGGTCAAGGGCTTCATCGTCGACCAGGACCAGGAGGGCTACGAGGCGGAGACGATCGTCGGCAAGGCATCACTGCGCGGCATCCCGCAGGCGCACATCAAGCTGAACAACGTCCGCGTCTCCGACGACCGCCGACTGCCCGGCGCGAATTCCTTCCGCGACTGCGCGAAGGTGCTTGCCGGCACCCGCGTCTCCGTCGCATGGGCTTCGCTGGGCCTTGCCACCGACTGCTATGAGAAGGCGCTCGACTACGCGCAGCGCCGCGTCCAGTTCGGCCGCCCGCTGGTCAAGAATCAGATCATCCAGCTGCGCCTCGCCGACATGCTGCAGGACCTCACCTCGATGTTCCTGTACTGCCGCCGCCTGCTGGAGCTCGAGGAGTCAGGCACGCTGACCGAGCAGCAGGCCGCGCTGGCAAAGGTCCACTGCACCCGCGCCGCACGCAAGATCTCCGCTGACGCCCGCGACATGTTCGGCGGCGTGGGCATCCTGCTCGAGAACGATGTCGCGCGCCACCACGCCGACATCGAGGCGCTGCACACCTACGAGGGCACCGACACCATGCAGTCCCTCATCGTGGGCAAGTCCATCACCGGCGTCGGCGCATTCGCCGGCTAG
- a CDS encoding TetR/AcrR family transcriptional regulator, with amino-acid sequence MAKRRAILEAATELLYSEGLRGVTHRNVAAHAGVPVGSIGYYYSNRERLLATCFDSIAQARRELVDRELAAGDVPADPTALAELVVRVVAGGEIPHVAGLVTATVDVQHESPELISELTAHWRGVIASVQAVLDAAQYTALTGRQVVRSLVGVTVCAMLDEDTSQSIVALAEEILRGN; translated from the coding sequence GTGGCGAAGCGCCGTGCGATCTTGGAGGCCGCCACGGAGCTGCTCTACAGCGAGGGACTGCGCGGGGTGACCCACAGGAACGTCGCCGCGCACGCGGGCGTCCCCGTTGGGTCGATCGGGTACTACTACTCCAACCGCGAGCGGTTGCTGGCCACGTGCTTCGACAGTATCGCGCAGGCCCGCCGTGAGCTGGTGGACCGCGAACTCGCTGCCGGCGACGTGCCCGCGGACCCGACTGCGCTGGCGGAACTCGTTGTCCGCGTCGTCGCGGGCGGCGAGATCCCGCATGTTGCCGGCCTCGTCACTGCGACCGTCGACGTCCAGCACGAGAGTCCCGAACTCATCTCTGAGCTCACCGCCCACTGGCGTGGCGTGATCGCGTCCGTTCAGGCTGTGCTCGATGCCGCCCAGTACACCGCCTTGACGGGCCGCCAGGTGGTGCGTTCGCTCGTCGGTGTCACCGTATGCGCCATGCTCGACGAGGACACCTCCCAGTCCATCGTGGCTCTCGCCGAAGAGATCCTCCGCGGCAACTAA
- a CDS encoding alkaline phosphatase has translation MTENKNLPRRRFLAGSAAAAAGVAVAGNAQANAQLSSSRALSSARLPEAPKPPEYAAFMHGVASGDPTPDSVIIWTRVTVSPEAMPGSGAGADATVEWEIATDRDFASVVRKGTHRASAASDHTVKVDPRGLKPATDYFYRFRWNGQVSPVGATHTAPAYTAKVDEYKLVVASCANYECGYFTAYRDMAERAAAGEIDLVVFLGDYIYEYPTGEYAGKSGVSRPHHPAHEIVSLQDYRIRYGRYRTDKHLQAAHAAAPWVVVWDDHETANDSWAGGAENHTEGAEGEWKQRESWAQQAYFEWLPVRAVRPSEGGHIYRSYQFGDLIKLTMMDLRSYRDKQVKALSRDKDATDRTMLGSEQFNWVKGEVETATTAWNVLGNSVMVSPMEIGHLPPTSSDNRTANDVLNEFTKSAGIAVNTDQWDGYRAERARLFDVLSNTAPHTLFLTGDIHSEWAHSVQHKGQEIGCEMVCASITAPNVDEIVTKYTKTYAPEDNRITHLVEGVMYSANPWVNHVDFDSHGYGIARVSKDKVVMDFYRVSDVEDPGASAGLAVSRTWVAGKGFQK, from the coding sequence ATGACTGAAAATAAGAACCTTCCCCGTCGCCGCTTCCTCGCTGGCTCCGCCGCAGCCGCCGCTGGTGTCGCTGTGGCCGGTAACGCCCAGGCGAATGCGCAGCTGTCCTCGTCGCGGGCGTTGTCGTCGGCACGCCTGCCGGAGGCTCCGAAGCCCCCTGAATACGCAGCCTTCATGCACGGTGTCGCCTCAGGTGATCCGACGCCGGACTCCGTGATTATCTGGACCCGCGTGACGGTGTCCCCGGAAGCTATGCCCGGCTCCGGGGCCGGTGCGGACGCGACTGTCGAGTGGGAGATCGCCACCGACCGCGACTTTGCGTCTGTGGTGCGCAAGGGCACCCACCGCGCCAGCGCGGCGAGCGACCACACGGTGAAAGTCGACCCGCGCGGCCTGAAGCCGGCGACGGACTATTTCTACCGTTTCCGCTGGAACGGCCAGGTCTCCCCGGTGGGCGCCACCCACACGGCTCCGGCGTACACGGCGAAGGTGGATGAATACAAGCTCGTCGTCGCCTCCTGCGCCAACTACGAGTGCGGCTATTTCACCGCGTACCGTGACATGGCGGAGCGCGCCGCAGCCGGCGAGATCGACCTCGTGGTCTTTCTCGGCGACTACATCTACGAGTACCCGACCGGGGAGTACGCCGGTAAGAGCGGTGTGTCCCGCCCGCACCACCCGGCGCACGAGATCGTGTCCCTGCAGGATTACCGCATCCGTTACGGCCGTTACCGCACGGATAAGCACCTGCAGGCGGCGCACGCGGCCGCGCCGTGGGTGGTCGTGTGGGACGACCACGAGACCGCCAACGACTCGTGGGCCGGCGGCGCCGAGAACCACACCGAAGGGGCGGAAGGCGAGTGGAAGCAGCGCGAGTCCTGGGCGCAGCAGGCGTATTTCGAGTGGTTGCCGGTGCGCGCGGTGCGTCCTTCGGAAGGCGGGCACATCTACCGCAGCTACCAGTTCGGCGACTTGATCAAGCTCACGATGATGGACCTGCGTTCCTACCGTGACAAGCAGGTCAAGGCACTTAGCCGCGACAAGGATGCGACGGACCGCACGATGCTCGGCTCCGAGCAGTTCAACTGGGTCAAGGGCGAGGTGGAAACTGCCACCACGGCGTGGAACGTGCTCGGCAATTCCGTAATGGTCTCGCCGATGGAGATCGGCCACTTGCCGCCGACGAGCTCCGATAACCGCACGGCTAACGATGTGCTGAACGAGTTCACGAAGTCCGCGGGCATTGCAGTCAACACTGACCAGTGGGACGGTTATCGCGCCGAGCGGGCACGGCTTTTCGACGTCCTCTCCAACACCGCACCCCACACCCTCTTTCTCACCGGCGATATCCACTCGGAGTGGGCCCACTCGGTGCAGCACAAGGGCCAGGAGATCGGCTGCGAGATGGTCTGCGCGTCGATCACGGCACCGAACGTGGATGAGATCGTCACCAAATACACGAAGACATACGCCCCGGAGGACAACCGCATCACCCACCTCGTCGAGGGGGTGATGTACTCGGCGAACCCGTGGGTGAACCACGTGGACTTCGATTCCCACGGCTATGGCATCGCGCGTGTGTCCAAGGACAAGGTGGTCATGGACTTCTACCGCGTTTCTGACGTGGAGGATCCGGGCGCGTCTGCGGGTCTGGCGGTTTCCCGCACGTGGGTGGCTGGGAAGGGTTTCCAGAAATAG